The sequence CAGAAGTGGtatcaaggaatattcctttaAAAAAGGTTTAAGCACTTCTCTGGGTTGTCCAATAAGGGGCGGACCcactaaataataacataaataaagaTATCACTAAGTAATATGACAAACCATAACGTTTGAAACAAGTCTAGACTATGATTAGTAGCGTGAATAACAAAATAAAGTCCTCCTACATATGAGCAAGGACGCATACCTTCCTACtattcttttattctaattagCATCCTttacaccttcctatctaggatcatACCCTCAATAAACTGAAGTTGCTTTACGTCATGTCTAATTACcttcctttaatattttttttggtctACCTCTAACTCGCTTGAAACTatccctagccaacctctcacgCCTCGGCACTAAACTGTTCATGCACCTCATCATCATATGTCTAACCATCTCAATCTTACTTCCCGCATCTTGACTTCCAGAGAAGCCACTCTCACCTTATCTCAAATAACCTCCTTCAAATCCTATCTTTTTTAGTAAATTCATACATCCATCGTAACATTTACATCTCTGTCACCTTCATCTTTAGGATATGAGCTAGCCAACACTCCGTCCGCACAACATAGTTGAtcggcataatacataaatattatcTTAAACTttaatagtgcacaaataggacctttaactattcaaaacctgaacaaatatgacctccgattttgcaacccctgcgtgagtttcactcgcgcctatgTGGAAAGCAcatccaatcacacggtgtcacgtcgttaaaagggctgacttggagggaggtctttatttctatagcagcacctagcttttttttttttgttaaaaaataaaaccaCTAGCAGGGATCAAACCTgtgcagtaggctgaaggaagcgcccaagaagagcaaataacatcattgggctatctaagtgtcttgtttcatgtggttcaacattaatatgcgtacataaatatagattttctaccttatatatacaacgcaatttttttaccgagggggttcgggtgaaccccatggaaACCACGTAGGTCCTcccctgcgttaatttaataacgttttgataacattaatttaataatattttaatgacgttaatttaatatactactactactatccttgataacattttattaaaactataattttttttattattagtatagtttcatctttaatttaatatttaaataaattatatttagatatattatataacataaattcgcCCTCtgcattataatatatatacacatatccgtgcaattttttcgtatgaggttgacccacctaattaataaatcttcaatattgctctttttccgcaatgacaaaagaaattagatgtcattttcatctttgagccgaaaataatggaaaaataatagtgaaaagtcatttaaagatcatatttgtgtagttttgaatagttaaaggtcatttgtgcactgtcaaaatttaaggtcaaagttataatttggtctcaagtttagggttatatttatgtattatgcccttagattttaagctggatgCGTCCAGTTTTACGTGTTGAACAgacgttttgccacgtaggatcggaggtcatatttgtgcagttttgaatagttaaaggtcatatttgtgcactgtcaaagtttaaggttaaagttataatttggtttcaagtttaggatcatatttatgtattatgcctagttggtctaaccaccactctctaaaatttttatgtgagtttaggagacaccttcttatgacacaaaatttcaaaaccaagcctccatttcatctaCCTTGCCCCCAATACGGTGAGTGATATCCTCGTAAATCTTTCCATTCTCCTGAACAATAAAGgtaagatacttgaaactatcactCTTTTAGTCAGCCTAAGCATCAAGTTTCACAACCACATCAGCCTTATGCATCACCTTACAGAATTATGGTACTAATGTTTTAGTGAATCAAACTTCGTTTTATtgacttttttgtatttttactttttatatattgAGTCAACTTGATGAAACTGATATAATAAGCACATTGTTACATGTAAACAACACATTTAATTTTAATTCTGCCTCAAAGATTAGCTCACACAAAGATTTCACTTAGATGAGATAAAacatttttatttcttgtgattGAGGTGGAACATTTGATTCTcttgaaggaaaaaaatagtaACTGGAGTCACGAGTTGTCAAGCAAGAAGACAAACACTGTCATTCGTCAAGCATCAACCGTCCATTTTGTACACTGAACCAAATTAAATATTGTATCTATATGATTAGCTGTTACAAATTGAAGGTTTTGACATTAGGTGAGCGTAAATAAAACACAGATCAATCATGGAATAAAAACCCTTGTTTCTCTCTTCACAAATCTGAGTTATATTTTTGCTTGAAAAAGTACTAAAATTCGTCGTCTTCGTGATCCATAAGAATCCAGGATCCATTTTGTTGTTGAACCATTCCCTTATTCTTCTGAACCCACCATGAAGCTGGTACATTATATTCATCTTTTAACGCGTCCAAGTACTTGTTAATGAGTGAAATATCTCGTTCCACTTCTAGCTTGAATCCTCCTTTTGATCCTTGTGTTCCAGCAACTCCATGCAAGTAACAGTCCGTATTATGCCAACTGCTCTGATCTCCCGGACTTTTTAGATAGCCCGATTTCCTAGTGTCAACGGTCAATTCAACACCAACATCTGAGTAGCCGAGCAACGGGTAATTTGGAACTATATCTGGGGCATTTCGGATTCTCAGAGCTCGAAGACTATGGAGTTTGGACAAGGTATTCTTGAAATTTTCATCTCCCACTCTTGGACTTGCAAATAGAAATGCGGTGACGGGGAATCCCTTGCTAATTCCATTGAAAACCATATCCCCTGCATTTAATGTTGCCGCGGCTGCCCCCATGCTATGCCCTGTTACTGTTATGGTAACTTGCTCGTTCTTGTATTGTTCCACCAATCTTTGAACTTCACCAAACACCTAAAACGGAATTCGTGATTATTACTCTATCCAAACAGCACTTACGGTAAATTGGGAAAGACTTAATGAATGACTTACGGTTTTTTCTTAGAACATAAATATGTTggaaacaaattcaataatagTAATTATACTACTTAGAGATCTTATTTTAATTTACCTGGTCTCTAGCACTGGCCTTATTGAATGGTGATCGCGAATCTGCAGAAGTATAAATAGAATACCAACCGTGATGAACTTTGGGAACAGATTTTCCTCCAAAGATTATCGGGGCTGAGACTTGAATAAAATCGAAATCATTGAACCATTCCATAGTCTGAACACTTCCTCTCCAAACAATCACTATATCTCTTCTTCCTAATGCTACTTTTCCCTCATCCGTAGCCACAGCTACAAAACCAGCCCAGTTGGACTCTTTACTCCAAGCTTCCCTCGACAATGACTTTATGATGAATGCTTCTGGAACTTGTATAGATGATGTCGCGTAAATATATTTGGTTATCTCATACTTGAACGGATTGGACATGTCAATCCCGGTTTGAGAAAAGAAATTCTTCTTAGAGTATCTACAACTTCCAGCATACTTAGACTTCTTGTTGGTGTTGAAGGCGTCTCGAGCTGCTTGTGCCATTTCGCCATAGTGAATGAGGTACCGACGAAGATCATTGTCAAGTGGATCCAATAAGCCTTCCCAATTGTTATTCCCACTAAGAATCCTCCATCTTTCTGTTATATTGCCAatattcttttttggtttttgcATCATTTCTAACGTTGGCGAGACCATAGAAAAGATGCAAAGTGCTAATAACAATATGGGCACGGACATCTTTTCTATGGTTTCCCTTGGGCTTTTTGTTGCTTTGAACATCTTGCTCTCGTGCTATTTGttagttatttttgtttttgctgGATTTCAGCATTCGAATCTAAATAGTACTTACAAGGTTTTGGCAAAACTTGTGGGGTGGTCCAACTTTCTTGGTTCTAGATATCCTCATTGATTGGGCGGCCAAATATATCCCCATACCTTTTGAACGTAGGGGCAGATGTACATTTCTAAccaattttaaacaaaaaaattctcttttcatTTCATGAGCTAAATTAATTTCTCTTCCAACACATAAAGTCCTCATTTTGGCCTTCTTAAATTTAATAAAGGTCATTTAATTAGGTTAATGAgagtagaaaaaataatttttttttataaaatctgtCCAGTCGGCATTTCATTTATAACCAACTCCATCATAATTTTATACTGGAATGAGAAGATTACATAAATATACAACATTAAAATACATTTTGCAGATTTTATCCAAAGTTTGATTATATTAATTATACCAAAATCTTTAAACACATTAGCATAGACCGATTAAATTGCTAAAATATTCTACatctaaaagattaaaaaatggaACTAATTTATATTCCTTAATTCACGCCTAATAAATGAGTTTTTCCATTATcccatttatttataaaaaaatctcTATAATTAAGAAGTTGTTCCATATTCTCTAAAATGATTAGTTTTCTTTTCTATTgtcttttttagtttctttttatattagattcttttttatttccATCAACACACTTTTACTGCATttactcttctttctttctttctctcataattttctatactttttcttcaatattgtttttattttgacAGCTTTTAATAATTGTTTTAAATACATTTCAAACATATTATAACGCTAATATAAtatttgtaatatatatatatgtttgaaatccgaaataaacaaataaaaaatgtattaacaatttttttttaaaaaaaaacactagGAATAGgaattaaaagaaacaaaaaaggcACTAGATAAGGGAATTAATCTTTTAAAGAATATGGGACACCTCATTAATTGATAGAGATTTTATTTGTAAATAATATGGGATGATTGAAAGACTCATTTATTACGCGTGAATTAAGGGATTATAAATTAGTTCCATTTGTTTATCCTTTATAAGCAGAATACTTAGCAATTAATAAGGTTATGCTAATATGGCAATAAACATTTGATTATAATTGACATAATCATACTTTggctaaaaatcaagaaaatatattttaatattatatatttgcGTAATCTTCTCAGAAAAAAACATATGTACTGAAACATATATTTAGTAGTTATTTGTCTTTGCATTATAAATTAGGCATTGTAATCCCTGCATAACTTAAAATGTGAGCTAAACGACCCTAAGTTTTTTATCCGATAACAGTAAGAAGAGATTTCAAGATAAATGAAGCGTAAAAAATGTCTACATTGAGTTGAACTGACAACATGACCACGAAGGCTGTGATGGTATATATGAATTGAATTTCTCCACGTTTAACCAGTTATCTCGAGATTAAatcttaaaaacataaaaaaaataattataataggaAATGCTTTTCACGATGATAGAGCTTACGTGaagtaaatttaaattaatcaggACACCATAGACAGATAATCGTAGTCCAACACAGATGATCATATTCCAAGTGGAAAACAAAAGAATAGACAACATGGTGGTTGGATCAAATAAAAGCCACCCATGAAAATAGAATGGGAAATCCTTAGCCGTTTTCACAAGGCAAGATaaagaattttatattttgttgtccAATCAAGATACTGTTTTGATGCCTACTAGTATATAAGTAATAAATTGGATTCTTGCATTTTACGAAAAAGAATTTGTGACCGTTACATTATTGTTGCTTCTTCATCGCTATTTCACATTCAAAAGTCTTATACTAAATAATGCTGGAAATAGACTGCTGGTAGTTGGCATCAGCTCAATCACCATTATGGTGACTCCATGATGTggcttatttttttatttttttaatacacaaCTATATAactaaacttttaaattttgtttaatttgaaaaaaaaaaaactatttggagtatttttttgaaaaaagaaatctttttgtTAGAATTATTCAAAGGAATACTTTTATTAGAGTGGCtaatcaattttttcaaaaatgctTTTGTTAATTTTAAGGCCCGAGCTTAGTCAAGCTTTCAAAAAAGGTTCATCAAAAGAAgatatttttttcagtttcaaaaaaaaaaaaaaaaaaactactagcTACCACTTTTTTCCCCTAAAAATTTGGTTAAGCACCTTGactctttaaaattaaaatctttttattGAAGATAGAATTACATAGCTGTGCAAGGATCATTATGTAATTTGTATTAGGATGTTTGTCAgaagatattttatttagtaaGTTGGTTACAACTATCAAGCTAGGTAGATAGAGTGAGTTAGTTGGCTGATAATAGaaggtgtatatatatacacgtacTTTTAGATGTAAAAATCAGTTTTCTCATTAACGTATCAAAAAATTTTCACTCCAGTTATCCATTTCTGCTAACTAGGTAACTCTCTTGTGATCTCATATATAGCCTATCAATGGTGAAATCTAACATGGTCTCAGAGCCCAACGATCACTTATAGTGATtcattgattttgtttccttttcACAAGCTACAACATTGAGAGCTTTATCAATGGCGGTTGACAACACTTTTCCTGAAAATCTAGGTCGCAATCATCCTCTGTTTTTTAGTCCAAGTGATAATTCtggtgttgttttgatctctctACAATTCATTGGATCTGAGAACCACTCTGTGTGGAGTCGTGCGATGCGAATTACAATTCTAGGTCAAAACAAAATTGGATTCATTGATGGCacatacaaaaagaaaaactacGGTTCGAATTTAGCAGCTCTTTGGAAAAGGTGCAACATAATTGTTCTCTCATGAATAATGAACGGTGTTTCCAAGGAACTCCTAAGAGGCATTGTTTACTCATCCTATACTACTGTTGTGTGGAATGATCTCAAGGAAAGCTTTGATAAAATTGAAGGTTCTCACATTTTACAACTGCACAAAGAAATCACAACTATTCATCAAGGTACTGATACTATCTCTACGTATTTCTCCAAATTAAGAGCAAAATGGGTGGAATTTGATAGTATTGCGCCAGTTCCTAGCTGTGATTGTTAGAAATCTTGTGATTATGTTAATTTTATGCTTCGCTTCAAGCTTGGGGTCAAAttttgatgatgattcttgtttctTCTATCAATAGAGCGTATTCTATATTAATTGAGAGGGAAAATCAgagaaacattttatcaaacaaatctACTACTGAAACTAATGAAATTACTACTTTGTTATTACTTAGAAATGTTTCTGCACAGAGACAAAATAGAGCTTATAATTCCTTTTGTGACTATTGCAAGATGAGGGGTCACACAAGAGATGTGTGTTATAAATTTATCGGTTATCCTAATGACTCAAAGTTTAAGAAGAAAGGTGAAAATATGAATCATTCAAGAAACTCTCAATGAAACTTTCATACTACTCATAATGCAGTCACACACTCTTCTTCCTATATTCCTTATTACCACAGAGTTGACACTTAGGATCAATTTGAGAGTAATGGAACAAATTCCAAGCTTGATAAAGGAAAATAAACTTCTAGGTTTGGTGGCCAACTTGAAAGAGGTGAATGTAGTACTAGCACTGATTCTAAAAGAGGTGACAGTATTTTAGCTGACTATGAGAAAGATGCCTCATATGGTTTAGGTGCATGTGAAAGATTTACTAAAGAACAGTACAATCAAATTCTACATCTTCTTCACAAAGATACAAAACTATCAGACTCAACACCAAAGATGAATTCTGTAGGTAATTTTGCTACTGCTCTTGTGGTTGATCATAGCTCACTTGAGTGGATTGTGGACACTAGTTCCACAAACCATATGACACCTTACTCTTATATACCTACCAACCTGTAGAACATTGCATCTTCACGAAGAAAGGTTCAATTGACTAATGGTACTTCTATTGATTCCACACATACTGGATTTTAATTTGTTTCATTTCTTCAGATACTACGCTTCATAATGTTCTACTTATCCCTGACTTTAAATTTAACCTTTTGTTAGTTTATCAACTAACTAAAGCATTACATTGTTGGATATAATTCAAtcctgattttttttaatttacatgaCCTCTACAGTGGAcaggtgaaggggattggtaaaAAGCACAAAGGGCTCTACCTTCTCCCAATTTAAACTCTCAACAGAGACAAAATAGAGCTTATAATTCCTTTTGTGACTATTGCAAGATGAGGGGTCACACAAGAGATGTGTGTTATAAATTTATCGGTTATCCTAATGACTCAAAGTTTAAGAAGAAAGGTAAAAATATGAATCATTCAAGAAACTCTCAATGAAACTTTCATACTACTCACAATGCAGTCACACACTCTTCTTCCTATATTCCTTATTACCACAGAGTTGACACTTAGGATCAATTTGAGAGTAATGGAACAAATTCCAAGCTTGataaaggaaaatagacttctaGGTTTGGTGGCAAACTTGAAAGAGGTGAATGTAGTTCTAGCACTGATTCTAAAAGAGGTGACAGTATTTTAGCTGACTATGAGAAAGATGCCTCATATGGTTTAGGTGCATGTGAAAGATTTACTAAAGAACAGTACAATCAAATTCTACATCTTCTTCACAAAGATACAAAACTATCAGACTTAACACCAAAGATGAATTCTGTAGGTAATTTTGCTACTGCTCTTGTGGTTGATCATAGCTCACTTGAGTGGATTGTGGACACTAGTTCCACAAACCATATGACACCTTACTCTTATATACTTACCAACCAGTAGAACATTGCATCTTCACGAAGAAAGGTTCAATTGACTAATGGTACTTCTATTGATTCCACACATACTGGATTTTAATTTGTTTCATTTCTTCAGATGCTACGCTTCATAATGTTCTACTTATCCCTGACTTTAAATTTAACCTTTTGTTAGTTTATCAACTAACTAAAGCATTACATTGTTGGATATAATTCAATcctgatttttttaatttacatgaCCTCTACAGTGGACAGGTGAAGGGGATTGATAAAAAGCACAAAGGCCTCTCTACCTTCTCCCAGTTTAAATTCTCAATAGAGGCCCTTCCACTATATCAAAGTTTTTTCATGTCTGGAATATTGTTCATCCTACTTCAGTCCCACTCACACTTTGGCTCCAAATACTTTATCACACTTCCACTTCTGTGTTGTCTCAtctattttctatttcttctaaatCTTGCACTCAAGATATTCATAATTGTACTGTATGTCCACTAGCTAATTAATCTAGACTTTCATTTCCTTTTAGTACTTCTAAATCTGCTTGTCCATTTCTACTTCTTCATGTTGATGTTTGGGGTCCAAATAGAATTTCAACCCATGATGGTAATAGATTTTTTGTCACTATGGTTGATGACTATTCTAGAATGTTGTGGCTATTTCTAATCAAATTCAAAAgttatgttattattgtttttcAAGATTTTCTTACCTTGATCAAAACTCAGTTTGGAGTTTGTGTCCATATCATTAGAACAGACAATGTCACAaactttgtaaataaaaaatgtagTAATTTATTTAAGTCTTTGGGGATCATACATCACAAAACCTGTATTCATACTCTACAATAGAATTGAGTTGCTACAAAAATCATAGACATATATTGAAGGTGGCTAGAGCAATTAGATTGCAAGGTCATATTCCTCTCAGATTATGGGGACACTGTGTCTTGACTGCTGCCTACATCATAAATAGATTACTCTCTCCTGTGTTGAAAGGTTTATCTCCCTATGAGGTATTTCACAAAGTCAAGCCCTTTCTGTAATATCTCAGAGTCATTGGTTGTTTGTGTTTTGCAGCAGCCATTCCTAGAGGTGATAACTTTCATCAAAGGGGTGTGCCAGCAGTTCATATGGGCTATAGTCAGTCCACCAAAGtatacatattatataatttGCTAGACAAATGTTTATTCATTAGTAGAGATGTCATCTTTAGAGAATATGTGTTCCCTTTCTCTATACTTCTGAATCCAATGATGAAATATTTATACCTCAAGCTTCACTATCTCTTACTCTAGTCACAGATGAGATTCCTCCATCAGTACCTCAGGTTTTAGCTCCTCAAGTTAATCCTCACACCATTCCATATGTTCTCCTTCCTAATATACAGTC comes from Capsicum annuum cultivar UCD-10X-F1 chromosome 2, UCD10Xv1.1, whole genome shotgun sequence and encodes:
- the LOC107859306 gene encoding phospholipase A1-II 1 — its product is MFKATKSPRETIEKMSVPILLLALCIFSMVSPTLEMMQKPKKNIGNITERWRILSGNNNWEGLLDPLDNDLRRYLIHYGEMAQAARDAFNTNKKSKYAGSCRYSKKNFFSQTGIDMSNPFKYEITKYIYATSSIQVPEAFIIKSLSREAWSKESNWAGFVAVATDEGKVALGRRDIVIVWRGSVQTMEWFNDFDFIQVSAPIIFGGKSVPKVHHGWYSIYTSADSRSPFNKASARDQVFGEVQRLVEQYKNEQVTITVTGHSMGAAAATLNAGDMVFNGISKGFPVTAFLFASPRVGDENFKNTLSKLHSLRALRIRNAPDIVPNYPLLGYSDVGVELTVDTRKSGYLKSPGDQSSWHNTDCYLHGVAGTQGSKGGFKLEVERDISLINKYLDALKDEYNVPASWWVQKNKGMVQQQNGSWILMDHEDDEF